CCACCTTTGGATGGGTCTCGGGCACGCTGCCGACCATCGGCAGTTCCATCGGATCGAAAATCTTCACCTCGGCGCCGAAGTGCTCCAGGATGCGCGCGGCTTCCTCGGTGAGAAAGCGGCTGAAGGAGCGTTCGCGCAACGAGCCGTACAGCATCAGGATGCGCGGCGGGTGGCTCAGGTCGCCTACCGGTTCGAGTTTCTCGATGGTCGGCAGGTCCAGCAGCTCCGGCTTGATGTTTGGGAGATTCGGAATATTGGTCATTTGATTCGCTTTCCTTCTGCGTCGACAACAGGTTCGCCGTCCTCTTTCGTAAAGGCGCCGCGCTGCGGTACGGGCAGGATATCCAGCACGACCTCGGACGGGCGGCACAGCCGCACGCCGGCTGGCGTGACCACGATTGGGCGGTTGATCAGGATTGGGTGTGCAAGCATGGCATCAATCAACTGCTCATCCGTGGTCGCTGGATTGTCCAGGCCTAGCTCGAGGTAGGGCGTGCCTTTCTCGCGCACTGCGCTGCGCACTGACAGGCCAGAGCGCTGAATCAGATCGGCCAGCGTGGCGCGGTCCGGCGGCTGCTTCAGGTATTCGATGATGGTCGGTTCGATACCGGCATTGCGGATCAGCCCGAGCGTATTGCGCGACGTGCCGCACTCGGGGTTATGGTAGATCGTGACTTCCATGTTGGGTCCTTTCTTAGCTCAGGCGCACGGCCAGTGCGCTCAGGGTCACCAGGAGAATCGGCAGCGTCAGCAGGATACCGATTCGGAAGTAGTAGCCCCAGGAGATCTGGATGTTCTTGGCCGACAGCACATGCAACCACAACAGGGTGGCGAGACTACCGATCGGCGTGATCTTC
The genomic region above belongs to Massilia forsythiae and contains:
- the arsC gene encoding arsenate reductase (glutaredoxin) (This arsenate reductase requires both glutathione and glutaredoxin to convert arsenate to arsenite, after which the efflux transporter formed by ArsA and ArsB can extrude the arsenite from the cell, providing resistance.), with the translated sequence MEVTIYHNPECGTSRNTLGLIRNAGIEPTIIEYLKQPPDRATLADLIQRSGLSVRSAVREKGTPYLELGLDNPATTDEQLIDAMLAHPILINRPIVVTPAGVRLCRPSEVVLDILPVPQRGAFTKEDGEPVVDAEGKRIK